The stretch of DNA CTGCGCGAGCGCGCATCGAGGCCAAGCTCGGAGCTGGCCGCCAGCTCACCGCGTGGGAAGAGACGAACCGGGCCCGCGCATTGGGTACGCCCCTGGATGAAACACAGCCTGCGGTGGCCTTGTCGGCACTGGTGGCTGCCACCCAGGTGGATTTCAATCAATCAATCATCACCGCATACGCCGAGCTGGTGTTCCCTGGAAAAGGCATCGTGGCCGCGCTGACAGGTGATCACGACGCATATCGCGTCGGCCGGTTCGCCCGGGCGCACAACGGCCAATTTGCACCGTGGAGCTTCATCGACTCCCGGGGTCAGGACGCTGCGGATCTGCTGGCGTATGCGCGGGAGGTGCTGTGAAATGGCTTTCAACCCCGCGAAGATCACGATCAAGCGCGCCCGCGCTGAGGCTGTGTACAACCCGGACGCGGTCACGGCCGCGGGGCTCCGGGTCTCCGGTGCCGAGATCAAGCCGACCATCCATGCGGTCGCAAAGCTGCTCGATGCGCTGTACCCCCGTGACGATCTCTTCTACGACATCGACCTGGAGCATATCCAGTTCGGCGACATGGTCGGCCTGGAAGCGACCACCGCGCTGACCAGTGAACTGGAGGTGATCACCGGCAAGGCCGGGTGGTACGAGAAGAGGGCGCTGGTCTACGACGTGATCGAGTCCACTCGTCGTCGGTCGCCGCACGCGGCGATGCTGCTGGCGGTCCCGAAAGATCTTCCGGTGGCTGACCTCGCGCCGTGGACGAGCCGATTCGTCGATCCGGAGTTCGCCGACGAGGCGATCCGTCTGATGGTGCACGGCTACGTGCTGCGAGGGTTGGAGCCGGGGTCGAAGTTCGACTATGCCGGAATCCTCGTCGGCCCCCAGGGCACGGGCAAGACCACGTTGTGGGAGCGCCTGGTCCGTGGCCGGGAGATCGCGTACGACGCCGACGACCGCCGACCGATGGAGACCTCCGCGACGTGCGAGCGGATCGTGCTGGAGGAAGCCAGCTCGGAGCTGTTCAAGCATGAGCGCTTCAACGCCTTTAAGGACCGGGTCACCATGACCTCGCGTGGTGAGGATGTGAAATACATTCGCGGAAAAGGCCAGCTCAAGGCTCGCGCCGTGCTGGTGGGGACTAGTAACGACATCTTCCTCCTGCACCCGAATCTGGAAGGAACGCGACGGTTTCTGATGTTGGTGATGGACCGGTCGGACGCATCCCTCATGCCGTATCTCACCGATGAGGTGTGGGAGCGTTTGGTGTCTGAGGCCCTGCGCAGGATCGATGACGAGGCAGTGCCAGTGCTCTCGCCCTCGTGCGAGGAGCGTCAGCGGGCCGCGCTGGCCATGGTGACACGGCCGGACGACGATCTCGACATCCTGAAGTTCGTTCTGGACGAGCGCATCCGTGCCGTCGGCTATTTCCAGAAGGGTGATCTGCGTGAGGAAGTCGCCGACATTGATCCGGATCTCGCCCGCGGGCCCGCATTTGGTCGGGCGTGGCGCAAGGTGCAGCACGAGTACACCCAGGTATCAATGCGTGTGGGCAGCCGCGTGACGAAAGTATTTGTCCCCGCATCGGCGCCTACCGTGACGGTGGTTGCGCCATGAGCATCGATTCGATTTATCTCGACTACGAGACCCGCCTCCGCGGGGGCGACGACCGGTATCTCCAGGACCATGGTCCGTATCTCTACACCGAGCGTCCCGACTTCGAGGTCACGCTGCTGGCCTGCAGGGTCGGGGCTGGTGCCACGCACGTGGTGGAGGGCGCTGACGCCATCCGTCGCGTGACGTGGTTCCTGATCGACTACGCCGCCCGCACAGGCCGAAAACTGGTCGCGCACAACGCGAGCTTCGACCGGTTGGTGGCATCGCGGGTACTGGGCATGCCAACGGGTGAGTACCTCGACCCAGCTGGCTGGGACGACACGCTGCCACGGGCCAGGCTGGCCAGCCTTCCGGGCAGCCTGGCCGGTCTGGCTGAAGCGTTCGGCGCGCCGGCCAAGCTAGATGAGGGTAAGGATCTGATTCGGATGTTCGGCTCGGCCGACACTCCGCTAGAGGAGATCATCGCTGCGCATCCGGTGGAGTGGGCGCGGTTCATCGAATATGCCCGCCGCGACGTCGACGCGCTGGCGCACATCGACGCGCAGTTGTTCTGGCCACGGCCGGAAGAACGTCGTATGTGGGTGCTCGACCAGCAGATCAACGACCGGGGTATCGAGGTGGATCGCGACTACTGCCGCGCAGCAGATACCACCGCTCGGTCAGCGCAGCAGCGCGATCGTGATCGGCTGATCGAGATCACCGGTGTGGACAATCCGAACTCGGTCCCGCAAGTGAAGGTGTGGTTTGAGTCGCGGGGTTTCCGCCCACCAAATCTCCAGCGGGAGACGCTGGCCAGACATCTGCCTGCGGACCTGGAGCAGGCCGAATGGCTCAAGGGGCACAAGGACCGCAAAGACCTTCCTGACGACGTGCTGGAGGTGATCCGTATCAAGACCGCTGGCGGAGTCGTCGGTCGGTGGAAGAAGCTGCTCGACTGGACGTGTTCGGACGGCCGGATTCGGGGCGCATACGTGTTCGCCACGGCGCACACCGGTCGGTGGTCGAGCCGTGGTGCGCAGCTGCACAACATGTCCCGGGATTCCGTCGGCGACACCGACGCTGAGGTCGAGGCATTTGTGCAGCGGATCGTCGACGATCCGGACGGCGTCGAGTTGTCGCTGCGGGATATGCGGGGTGGGCTGCGGCCTGCCCTGGTCGGACCATTCACCGTCGTGGATTTCAGCGCGATCGAGGCTCGCGTACTCGCCTGGTTGACCGGCGAGGATGACATTTGTGAGCTATTCGAAGCAGGTGAGGACGTCTACGTGGACGCCGCCCGCAAGATCGGGCTCGATGTGCCGGACAAGGCCGGGGACCCGGCTGGCTACAAGGCTGTCCGCGGGCAGGGCAAAGTGATGACGCTGGCCGCCGGGTACGGCGGCGGGCCGGCAACGCTGCGGGCTCAGGGTGCCGTCGGCACCGATGCGGAGATCAAGGCTCTGGCCAAGGCCTGGAAGCAGGCGCGTCGTCCCGTAACCCGGCTATGGCGGGATCTCGAACGAGGGCTGAGCTGCCGGGTCCGGCGGCTGCGTGGGGTGGCGATGGTGCGCGGGGATGCCCGCTCCCGGGAGTTGGTGCTACCAAGCGGTCGCACACTGCGCTATGCCCGGGTCCGGGAGACGGGCACGGGCGACTACATCTACGACAAGCCACACGGCGGGATCGGGAAACTGTGGGGCGGAACGCTCACCAACAACCTGTGTCAGGCGGTCGCCCGCGATCTCCTGGTCGAAGCGCTGCTGCGGCTCGATGATGCGGGTTACACGGTCGTTGGCCATGTGCACGACGAGGTCATTCTCGAAGGCCACCACGACGTCGACCTCATCGTCAAGACCATGTGCCAACTACCCCGGTGGGCAGCCGGACTGCCGCTCGCGGCCGAGGGATACCACTGCAACCGCTACCGAAAGGACTGAAGTCATGAATGCCGTATTTGACGATGTGGACGAACCTGCGCGGGCTGCCCTGATAGCAGCCGTGCGACGGGCTTCCGACGATCTCCCCTGGGAAGTGGCCCGCCGACAATGGGACGTGGTCGACACCGACTACGACGAAGATTGCGCTGGCGTGTGCGTGTGCGGCCAGACCGGCTTGGGGTGGTTGTACACGATCACGAACCGAGAGACCGAGCGGACGCTGTACCCCATTGGTTCAGATTGCATCGCGCATTTCGAGGTGGACGTGATGGTGGAGGCGGCGCGAGATCTCGCCGAACTTGAGCGGGTTCGGATGTGGGTCGCCGACGGCGCCCACCTCGATCTCAAAGCGCACCTCTCACGGCGCCGGCTGCGGGTCATGTTGGAGCGTGGGCTTATCAGCCGCGAGGGCTACGAGGTGCTACGAGCGCTCTACAACCGCCGTCGGCCACTCACCGTCGATGAACACGTGAGCGCGGAGCGGCTCCTGCGCGAGATCGTCGCCCCCGCGCTGGGTGGTGATTCCGAGGCCGAGATCGTCGACGACCCGGCGTACGTGAACGGACACCGCGACGCATACGT from Gordonia humi encodes:
- a CDS encoding DNA polymerase, producing MSIDSIYLDYETRLRGGDDRYLQDHGPYLYTERPDFEVTLLACRVGAGATHVVEGADAIRRVTWFLIDYAARTGRKLVAHNASFDRLVASRVLGMPTGEYLDPAGWDDTLPRARLASLPGSLAGLAEAFGAPAKLDEGKDLIRMFGSADTPLEEIIAAHPVEWARFIEYARRDVDALAHIDAQLFWPRPEERRMWVLDQQINDRGIEVDRDYCRAADTTARSAQQRDRDRLIEITGVDNPNSVPQVKVWFESRGFRPPNLQRETLARHLPADLEQAEWLKGHKDRKDLPDDVLEVIRIKTAGGVVGRWKKLLDWTCSDGRIRGAYVFATAHTGRWSSRGAQLHNMSRDSVGDTDAEVEAFVQRIVDDPDGVELSLRDMRGGLRPALVGPFTVVDFSAIEARVLAWLTGEDDICELFEAGEDVYVDAARKIGLDVPDKAGDPAGYKAVRGQGKVMTLAAGYGGGPATLRAQGAVGTDAEIKALAKAWKQARRPVTRLWRDLERGLSCRVRRLRGVAMVRGDARSRELVLPSGRTLRYARVRETGTGDYIYDKPHGGIGKLWGGTLTNNLCQAVARDLLVEALLRLDDAGYTVVGHVHDEVILEGHHDVDLIVKTMCQLPRWAAGLPLAAEGYHCNRYRKD
- a CDS encoding VapE domain-containing protein: MAFNPAKITIKRARAEAVYNPDAVTAAGLRVSGAEIKPTIHAVAKLLDALYPRDDLFYDIDLEHIQFGDMVGLEATTALTSELEVITGKAGWYEKRALVYDVIESTRRRSPHAAMLLAVPKDLPVADLAPWTSRFVDPEFADEAIRLMVHGYVLRGLEPGSKFDYAGILVGPQGTGKTTLWERLVRGREIAYDADDRRPMETSATCERIVLEEASSELFKHERFNAFKDRVTMTSRGEDVKYIRGKGQLKARAVLVGTSNDIFLLHPNLEGTRRFLMLVMDRSDASLMPYLTDEVWERLVSEALRRIDDEAVPVLSPSCEERQRAALAMVTRPDDDLDILKFVLDERIRAVGYFQKGDLREEVADIDPDLARGPAFGRAWRKVQHEYTQVSMRVGSRVTKVFVPASAPTVTVVAP